From a single Fusarium fujikuroi IMI 58289 draft genome, chromosome FFUJ_chr03 genomic region:
- a CDS encoding related to syntaxin family member TLG1: MMSSTNDEDPFLQVQQDVLNQMANARPLFASYLRIRSLSTDANSPELASARSDLESALSSLADDLADLVASVRAVESEPSQFGLSPHEVTRRKRLVQEVGGEIDDMHDELAKKVDAADLPDPNAFAIDGDTEDNYAEFEQQQQMEMMHEQDQHLDGVFQTVGNLRRQADDMGRELEEQREMLEEVDTVADRVGGRLATGVQKLQYVMRQNEDRYSSCCIAVLIFVLILLLVLLLIL; the protein is encoded by the exons ATGATGTCCTCTACCAACGACGAGGATCCTTTCCTCCAGGTCCAACA AGATGTTCTCAACCAGATGGCGAATGCTCGGCCTCTATTCGCATCATATCTCCGGATCCGCTCGCTTTCCACGGATGCCAATTCTCCTGAACTCGCATCAGCTCGCTCCGATCTCGAGTCCGCCTTATCATCCCTTGCCGACGACTTAGCAGATCTGGTCGCATCTGTTCGAGCTGTTGAATCCGAACCGTCGCAATTTGGCCTATCACCACATGAAGTCACGCGACGAAAACGACTCGTCCAAGAGGTTGGCGGCGAGATCGATGATATGCACGATGAGCTTGCGAAAAAAGTGGACGCGGCCGACTTACCCGACCCGAATGCATTTGCCATTGATGGTGATACCGAGGATAACTACGCCGAGTTcgagcaacaacagcagatgGAAATGATGCACGAGCAGGATCAGCACCTAGACGGGGTGTTTCAAACAGTGGGTAACTTACGTCGCCAGGCGGATGATATGGGCAGAGAGCTCGAGGAGCAGCGTGAGATGTTGGAGGAGGTAGATACTGTGGCTGATCGCGTTGGTGGCCGGTTGGCAACAGGCGTTCAGAAACTTCAGTATGTGATGCGGCAAAACGAGGACCGATACAGCAGTTGCTGCATAGCCGTTCTGATATTCGTCCTTATCCTACTGTTGGTTCTCCTTCTAATCCTGTGA
- a CDS encoding related to YIH1 Piecemeal microautophagy of the nucleus (PMN): protein MSEELQDEVEAINSIYGDGSLVPTEDDSSVFILRLPGDASSLRLKFPSDYPSKPPSALSTHHSSGGVKGAGARDLALFRDALGEVFQGGLVCLFDAVEEFTRRAEEQKPEPESEAPAPSTPEEEEDYEQPDFPPPEWVLSDLVTESKSTFVAHVARVTSPDQARYYVQLLLSSDKRIRGATHNMTAWRIRGLGATSFQDCDDDGETAAGGRMLHLMQVMDIWDAMVVVTRWYGGVQLGPRRFALINAVARDGFVKSGLVKEEKQEKKKGK from the coding sequence ATGTCCGAAGAACTTCaggatgaagttgaagcaATTAATTCCATCTACGGCGACGGCAGCCTCGTCCCGACAGAAGACGACTCCTCTGTATTTATTCTCAGACTGCCAGGCGATGCATCCTCTCTGCGTCTGAAATTCCCGTCTGATTACCCGTCTAAGCCCCCCAGTGCCCTCAGTACACACCACAGTTCCGGTGGTGTCAAAGGCGCTGGTGCTCGTGATCTGGCACTCTTCCGAGACGCTCTGGGCGAAGTATTTCAAGGGGGCCTGGTCTGTCTATTCGATGCCGTGGAGGAGTTCACACGGCGTGCGGAGGAGCAGAAACCAGAGCCTGAAAGTGAGGCCCCAGCTCCTTCGAcacctgaagaagaagaagactatGAGCAACCAGACTTTCCTCCTCCGGAATGGGTTCTATCCGATCTTGTGACAGAGTCAAAATCAACATTCGTAGCACATGTCGCACGAGTGACTTCGCCTGATCAGGCTCGATACTACGTCCAACTTTTGCTCTCATCAGACAAACGCATACGCGGCGCCACGCACAACATGACAGCATGGCGGATCCGTGGGCTCGGGGCTACGAGTTTCCAGGActgcgatgatgatggcgagacaGCTGCCGGTGGAAGGATGTTGCATCTGATGCAGGTCATGGATATCTGGGATGccatggtggtggtgacgaGGTGGTACGGCGGTGTTCAGCTAGGACCTAGAAGGTTTGCGCTCATCAATGCCGTAGCTAGAGACGGGTTTGTAAAGTCCGGGCTGgtaaaagaagagaagcaggagaagaagaaggggaaGTGA
- a CDS encoding probable H+-transporting ATPase, vacuolar, 67K chain yields MLGIRPTLRARRSLLDLIRTRGEDDDNSQREQGSDSDDDSLSSGSGARGSRYRGSFSDRAPAPPVNVAAVRDPTRKASSSSWLHSRAGKAVAAALALVDVARQVPLPDSPPPSPSLSPSPYSPSSTPQPSSQPPPSSTLSPGSTASSIRPQPPHSPTSPYLQLDNAPVSSLKMPPKTSKAANNSSKTNEEDGYQTGKIYSISGPVVVAEDMIGVAMYELVRVGHDNLVGEVIRISGDQASIQVYEETSGVMVGDPVTRTGKPLSVELGPGLLNGIYDGIQRPLEAISKMAKSIYIPRGIAVPALDREKKWEFTPSVKVGDHLSGGDVWGSVFENSFLADHKILFPPRARGTVTKIAAKGEYTVVENILEVEFDGKKTEFPMMQSWPVRVPRPSNDKKSADQPFIVGQRVLDALFPSVQGGTVAIPGAFGCGKTVISQSVSKFSNSDVIVYVGCGERGNEMAEVLKDFPELTIEVDGRKEPIMKRTTLIANTSNMPVAAREASIYTGITVAEYFRDQGLNVAMMADSSSRWAEALRELSGRLGEMPADQGFPAYLGAKLASFYERAGRVQTLGSPEREGSVSIVGAVSPPGGDFSDPVTTSTLGIVQVFWGLDKKLAQRKHFPSINTSLSYSKYNTILDKYYEKNYPDFPRLRDRIKQLLSDSEELDQVVQLVGKSALSDPDKITLDIAGLIKEDFLQQNGYSDYDQFCPIWKTEWMMKLMVGFHDEAQKVIAQGQSWAKVREATSDLQANLRQLKFEVPTDGQDVISKRYEEIQQKMTDKFAAVMDE; encoded by the exons GCGAGGCGTTCCCTGCTGGATCTGATCCGCACCAGAGgcgaagacgacgacaacaGCCAGCGAGAGCAAGGGAGCGACAGTGACGACGATAGCCTTAGCTCAGGCTCCGGGGCCAGAGGGAGCCGTTACAGAGGGAGCTTCAGCGATAGAGCCCCTGCGCCTCCCGTTAACGTTGCTGCTGTTCGAGACCCCACCCGCAaagcatcgtcatcatcctggCTCCACTCAAGAGCTGGGAaagcagtagcagcagcTCTAGCGTTGGTGGACGTAGCTCGCCAGGTGCCTCTGCCAGACTCTccaccaccatctccatctctgtctccatctccatattcaccttcatcaacacctcaACCTTCATCTCAGCCGCCTCCTTCGTCAACCCTCTCCCCCGGTTCGACAGCATCTTCCATTCGGCCCCAGCCGCCGCATTCTCCTACCTCCCCTTATCTTCAATTAGACAACGCGCCAGTTTCGTCGTTGAAGATGCCTCCT AAAACATCAAAGGCTGCGAATAACAGCAGCAAGAccaatgaggaagatggatATCAAACCG GTAAAATCTACTCCATTTCTGG TCCCGTCGTCGTGGCTGAGGACATGATTGGTGTTGCCATGTACGAGTTG GTCAGAGTAGGACATGATAACCTCGTTGGTGAAGTTATTCGAATCAGTGGCGACCAGGCCTCTATTCAGGTTTACGAGGAGACAT CCGGCGTCATGGTGGGTGACCCTGTTACCCGTACCGGAAAGCCCTTGTCAGTCGAGCTCGGTCCCGGTCTCCTCAACGGTATCTACGACGGTATCCAGCGCCCCCTCGAGGCTATTTCCAAGATGGCCAAGTCCATTTATATCCCCCGCGGTATCGCCGTCCCCGCCCTCGACCGCGAGAAGAAGTGGGAGTTCACACCCTCCGTTAAGGTCGGCGACCACCTTTCCGGTGGTGATGTCTGGGGCTCGGTCTTCGAGAACTCTTTCCTCGCAGACCACAAGATTCTGTTCCCTCCTCGTGCACGAGGAACCGTTACCAAAATCGCTGCCAAGGGCGAGTACACCGTCGTCGAGAACATTCTCGAGGTCGAGTTCGATGGCAAGAAGACGGAGTTTCCCATGATGCAGTCCTGGCCTGTCCGAGTACCACGTCCCTCCAACGACAAGAAGTCCGCCGACCAGCCCTTCATTGTCGGTCAGCGAGTTCTCGACGCTCTTTTCCCTAGTGTTCAAGGTGGTACCGTCGCAATTCCCGGTGCTTTCGGTTGCGGAAAGACTGTCATTAGTCAGTCTGTGTCCAAGTTCTCCAACAGTGATGTTATCGTCTATGTTGGTTGCGGCGAGCGAGGCAATGAGATGGCCGAAGTCTTAAAGGATTTCCCCGAGCTCACCATTGAGGTCGATGGCCGCAAGGAACCTATCATGAAGCGAACTACGCTCATTGCCAACACCTCGAACATGCCTGTCGCTGCCCGAGAAGCCTCCATTTACACTGGAATTACTGTTGCCGAATATTTCCGCGACCAGGGTCTCAAcgtggccatgatggctgacTCCTCTTCCCGATGGGCTGAGGCTCTTCGAGAACTTTCTGGTCGTCTGGGAGAAATGCCTGCTGATCAGGGTTTCCCTGCGTACCTGGGTGCCAAGCTTGCCTCGTTCTACGAGCGAGCCGGTCGCGTTCAGACTCTTGGTTCTCCCGAGCGCGAGGGCAGTGTCAGTATCGTCGGTGCCGTCAGTCCTCCCGGTGGTGATTTCTCGGATCCCGTTACTACATCCACTCTGGGTATTGTGCAGGTCTTCTGGGGTCTcgacaagaagcttgcgcAGCGAAAACATTTCCCTTCCATCAACACATCGTTATCTTACAGCAAGTATAACACCATTTTGGACAAGTATTACGAGAAGAATTACCCCGACTTCCCTCGACTCCGCGACCGCATCAAGCAACTTCTGTCTGATTCCGAGGAGCTCGACCAGGTTGTTCAACTTGTTGGAAAGAGTGCCCTGTCTGATCCTGACAAGATTACGTTGGATATCGCAGGCCTGATCAAGGAAGATTTCTTGCAGCAAAACGGTTACTCGGACTATGACCAGTTCTGTCCTATCTGGAAGACAGagtggatgatgaagctcaTGGTGGGCTTCCACGATGAAGCCCAGAAGGTTATCGCGCAAGGCCAGAGCTGGGCCAAGGTACGAGAGGCTACTTCTGACCTGCAAGCCAACCTGCGACAGTTGAAGTTTGAGGTTCCCACCGACGGCCAGGATGTGATCTCCAAGAGA TACGAGGAGATTCAACAGAAGATGACAGACAAGTTTGCGGCTGTCATGGACGAGTAA